The stretch of DNA GAAATGGCCCCAACAATAGGGTCTCAGGGTGGAACACTGCTTGTTAGGAAAATTCCAGCTGCAGATCCGATGTATGTTTTTTCATATCTTAAAACCAACGTTATCATCTTGATCAGCTTACATGACGGAAAGGGTTGATTGGAAGTTTTTATGTCTCTACACTTTTATTGATAAATTTAACCTCATTTCTTAACATGTCTTGATACTCTACAAGGTTTTCCATTTACCTAAAATGTTTTACAAGCAttggaaatcaaaattttagagaCTCTTCAGTGGCTAGCATCATTTCTCGTCATGGTTAAGATTTCTAATATGTCTGGTCTAAATTCTATTTCGACCTCCTATCATTGATATTCAAGTTTGTGAATGGGAAAATTGCAGTTAAGATGAGTAACCTTGGCTGTTGCTCATGATTGTGTTGATATTTTTCCTGTGTTTTGTTCGAGCTCGGCGcctaccctaataatttttatttccaATTTGAGTAGATAGACAGGTTTGCCTCCATAACCCCATAATTGTATTCTTTGGTTTGAACTTAGTCCCATGTTCTTGCATAAAGTTTGTTGGATCTTCATGATGAATGTTATTTTTTCACAATCAAGCAACATgaagagttttttttttctgtgaTTGCTGTGAATCTAATTTTTGGTGATGACATGAGGCATGCCACATGTTATTAATATATTATGCGTTTCTTTAATTCATGGTCTTATATTATCAGGTGAAGCCCCATTAAGTTCCATGTTCTTTAATGAAGTTTGTTGGATCtcaatgaatattttttttattatgatcAAGTAATATGACATGAAGAATTTGTATCTGGAAATTGGGATTGAGTTGAATCTAATTTCTGGGGGTCTGATGAGGCATGTCAAAAAATATGCTACTACTGTTTCATAACTTCCAGTAAATATGGTCTGGAAAATAAATACCTCTTGACTGCTTAACGTGGTTATGATTAAATATTCTCTCAAGTCATAATCATGCATAGACGCGAGAATCAGCATCAACGACAAGATCTATCATCTAATATTACAGTCCAAATATAATAGATACAAAAGAGCGCCCTTATGAGTCTGTTCTTGTGACAGGCACGTTTATGTTGGAGATGTAGTAGTCTTGAAGGACCCTACAGACTCCGAAAAGTATCTCGTCAGGAGGTTAGCTGGTATTGAAGGCTATGAAATGGCTTCCACTGATGTGAAGGATGAGCCTTTTGTTCTCGAAAAGGGTCAGTGTTGGGTTTTGGCGGACAATGAAAACTTGAAGCCTAAGGTATTGGCTTCTCACTCAAATGATATTTCCTTCAAACAAGTATAAAGGGGTCTTAACATTCTCTTATGCATTGCACTTAAAAATGTCGGGAACGTAAACAGTTTGTATTTTGATGGTTGTGGAAGCAAAATGCAAGTCTCTCTGAAGGAGCATAGGAAGAATAAAGTATGTTCAAAGTGTTATGCACAGTATATTCGTCGGTGGCTTTAATATCACGAAACtgatttgaaatatttatgccAACATCTTTGGAAGTGTAAATGAACAAAGGACACACTTCTATATTTAATTGCTACCATTCTACCGTTATTTAATGCATTTGCTACTGATAATAGAAAACACTTGTCTAAACTTAACGAGGGCGATAATTCCAAACTTTACCATGCCTAAATTCCTTATTCTGCATCCATGTCCATGCTGCACCATAGTTCAACTCAAAATTTCCTCTGCACCCTCGACACAAACGATATTCTTTCAACATCAGGAATTAAGTTTAATCATGGTTTTACTATAAAGTCGAGATTGTTAAACTAAATTAAACATAGTTGTGTAACAATGAGGCTGTAGATACTGAGCTGGATCTAGGATTTCAGTAGAGACGTGTGACTTTGTAAATCTGTTTTTTGTTTGGGAATAGGACAGCACATCgaactcacatttcttgaaaaatattttattaaaaattgaaCTTTCTTAATGTGAAGGGGATCTCTGATTCCCTCTGAGGCTATTCATCTTTATCTGATGGTCCGATTTTGTGGCCTGACAGGAAGCATCCGATAGTCGAACATTTGGTCCGGTGACGATGGCAGACATAGTTGGTAGGGTCATATATTGCTTAAGAAGCGCTGTTGATCATGGCCCTGTAAATAATAGGTAAACCATTTTCATCTGAATTAATATTTGTCAAAAATATTCTGACATTTCTTTCGGCATATTTGAAATGGTGATCGAAACGTAATGTTATTTTTCAGTCATTTCAGTACAAGGAAGGATTCGCCGGTCCTTGAAGTCGAACTTGACGTCGATGAAATGGCGAGAAATCATAAACCGTAGACCACAAATCATGAAGAAAATCTATGttcttctccatttttcttcatggACCCTTTGGAGTGTAAGTGTTGATCTAGAttaacaatattttttaaatgatcTCAATTCAAGGACAATGGTTTACGCGATACTAATTTTGTTGGACCAGATTTTTTGAAGTAGAATTtaaaagataaataaataaaggatAAGAACCAAGAAGAAGCATTTGTGTCAGATTTAGAGTTGagcttaatttttatttatttattttttaaatggaGTCGAGCTTAAAATTTAACGAGGAACGATGCAAGCCAATTCGCATGACTTCagatttcataaaaaaaatggtGACGTTTCAAGATATCAAAATTGGGACGAGATCTTAAGTTCCAGAGGTTCTTTTAACAAACACATAGTCACTGAAAAAAATATCTCacaaatatttatctgtgagatgagtcaattctactgatattcacaataataagtaatactcttaacataaaaataatattttttcatgacccaaataatagatctgtttcacaaaatacgatatgtGAGATCGTcccacataagtttttgtcctCAATTTAAGGATAAAACAAATTCACGAATTTGagaatgttaaaaaaaaaataatagttttgttCTAAACAAAACTTATTACTTTTACAGCTAAAACAAATTTACATTTATGATCATGAAATTGGTTCTCATaacattttttgaaaaaaaaaactggcTTGGATTATCATTGAGATTGAATTTGAGTCCGATAATATTTGTTGCGAATGCATTCCAATGTGAGGTCTTGTTGATGGTAAATCTGGCTGCTCTGATAAAAACTTGTTGAGAATCAGATTGACTGTGATATCGATTGTTGATAAATTTCGCTTATGTTTAAAATGAGAAGACCACCTTGCAACCTCTGTGCAACCGTTTTTTTAGTGATGATGGAATTCATTGTAGTTATATGTCGAAGCACAATGGGTAAACCTGTCACTAAGACAGTTATCTGCAAATAACGTTAGCGAGGTAAACCGACAAGCCTTCCTTGCAAGCATTTATGCCTGTTATTGTTGTGTGTCCTTACTTGAAAATTCCATTGATTTCCCAGTGGTTTCCTATCAAggcacaaaattattattattatcaatttaattaattatataaaactggaatatataatcaaaattcaagaaaattgtTCGATTACATTTCcacaaatttaatttttttttttttttggaacattcaaatttaaatttttgcaATTTTATTTTCACCATCCTtgtaattaaaaataactaGTTTGTTTTCCCTTAAAAACTAGTTTTTcaaatttataaagttaaataAAGTTTGAATTCCATGAAATTTAATTACCAAATTATCAAAAACATCTGATATGACATGAACAACGATCGACGAATTTATCCGAGAAAAAGACTACGAATTCGATCTCTTGAAACCATGACGAGGAGATGAAAATATAAAGCATACATAGAGGAaacgtaattttttttttttaaaaaaaaaggagaaaagAAAAACTAAAGCTTTCACAATTTAGTTTCGGTGCATCACAAACTATATTATATTGAGATAAATAAAtgtatattttgattttttttaacaaaaaaattatattacgataataaatatttaatatttttagcatcaAAACGACATTGAGTTGGTAAATTATTTGCATATAAGTAAAGTTGGAAAAATATCATCACTTCGATTTCATGTTTTTTTCGATGTCCGACTAAAATATCAGTAAATCTAACTAGATTTTGTTACAATTACCACAATATAGCAATAACCTCATCTCaaaattatgataataaaattttaaattaaaatgaaatataataaatataagagtaggtctcttgtgagacggtccgaatatttatctgtgagacatgtcaaacatatcgatattcacaataaaaagtaatactcttagcataaaaagtaatactttttcatggataatccaaataagatattcatctcacaaaatacgactcgtgagaccgtttcacataagtttttgctaaATTATAAATCTAAAGTCAAACTCAAACTCAAACTCAAACTCAAACGCAAAAGAATTATCTTATTATTCTTATTCAGAAACTGAACTAACCTGAACAATCAAAATAAACTGCGTGATTTTGATCGAGATTTAGTCAGTTAAAATTAGAACAATTTTTAAACCAATTAAACTGAAAATTTTATTTGGTTCAACGTTTAGATGAAAATTATCCAAATAAAACGATTgctaatataattttaaaaatttcaccTTGTAAGTTTGCAATTTTGATCATTTATGTTTGCTTCTATATGATTTTGATAATCTATGTTATCAAAGTTTAATATTTAGTTatttatcattaaatttttgacaattttagtcTCTTTTTATGAGGAACAATTGCCGCTTTTCCCAAAACTATAAGTGATAGTAAAtgtgaaacttaaaattttaaatcatataacaGTCAAAGTGTCACGTTACAATTATTCTCATAATAGGGACAATTAATTATTACACTTCAATAGTGATAATGTGATATTACACACATTAGCTTTATGTCAAtgtcatgtttttttttattatttgataCTTTACATTTCGTGTCATACCGgaaaaaactaaaattagaggaaaatattaaaatataagacTATGACTATAATTTGACAACTTACAAAATCTAAAAGAACTAAATATACAATATCAAAAATACAATTtgtttcttttgaatatatacTTAAATAAACTATATAAAAATCTTCTAAAACAAATATTGAATAGTTCTTGTTATTTTCATATTGCTAAATTTGTTTATTGTTTACAGAAAGTAACACAAATATGTggttaaattgataatattatatgtttgattATAATGTAAAAATGATAGATCGATATACATTGCAAATTTTTCTTCATAGAACAGTAAATCCATTTttgatgattaaaaaaaaaatcatttttgaaCATTCACTATTTATGTTATACTTGTAATGTTATACATCGTATTTTTCAATGTTGTGATTTTATTTtccaaattaaatattttcattataaTATATgcgatttaaattatttaattttgctAATTGTTATAAACCATCAGAGAAAAGATATAATAATAGAGAGAATTCAGGTGCAACTTTCATTGAACTCAATCaccttatttataaataaaaaattataggaTACAAATCTTTACATATATTATTTTGTCATATTTCAAATCTAATAGATAAGAACGATAatctaaaataagaatatatTTATAACACTCCTTCTTAGATGATTATTTGCACAACAATCGATTCGCCAAAACCTTGATTTTGCAAGATGGATGCTTGGTAAATTCACCGGGACTCAAATGTTTCCTCGTTAAAACCTTGATAGTAAAACCCTGTGGGAAATATCTGAGCAAAGAAAAATAGTAAATCAATAAACACTTATTTGAATGTCCTCCCGAAAATAGATGCATCTTATTAAAATCTTACTAGGAAAAAACTCATTAAAACAAAATCCTTGTGAAGGAAAAAGAGTAAGAAATCTATTGCAACTTGTTAATTATCTCATTTAAAACCTTAGTACGAAAAACCGCGTTGGAAAATATACATAAGGGAAAAAGAGGGCAACTTTGATTGCTCTCCTAATTATaagtatcatttgaaattattaacTCTTCTTATTTCGATCTTGTACACTGATTTACCAAAAGTTGATAAAGGTGATAACTTTGTAAAAAGATCGGTCATATTATCTCCAGttattgttaattttttttatgtaaatttACAGTCTGTTTGAGATTACAAAGAAAACCACGTATGTACCTTTCCGATTGTCACTGTCTTCAAGTTGGAATAAAAATGTGTTTTAGTACTTTTTCTGCATACTATAATTTATGAACGTATATTCTTCTAAAAATGTCCAATCCATAATTATAGATATAGAATTTTGTCTTTTCCAAGTATTTCATCATTAGTTTATATTTCAAATACTTGACCATTTTAGTAACCTCTTTTCAAGTGTACTAAGCCGAATGTATCATATGTATCACTATCATTTTAAATGGTATAATGACATGTTGCTCTATTGAAATGATAATTTTGAAAGTTGAATATATGTAACGTTTACCTCTTAAATActattgaaataattttttaaaaaactatgACCGAAAAATACACACATgcataaacaaataaataagtTAATCCTGCATTTTTAAAAGTCATCCAATCACTAAATAAAAATAACTGCAGTTAAACAAAATCTTAAAATGTGACTTCATTAAAGgagttattatttaaaaatgaacACTAGAAATTTGACAATCATCAAAgcataaaaatcatgaacattttgAACTACTGTTTAAAACCCATGACTCCTAATCATATTATGCGGAAGAAATGCAAGGTCCTCAGGTTATCAAGTGCACCCCCAGCttcgcctactcagtcttcagcGCCTCAAGTCCCCACATCCTCATAATCACCTACATCAATCACACccagtgagcctaaagactcaacacacttgAACCATAAttacaagtacatatacatatcatacAATATGAAAAgtactttaattaaaataagtttcatgatctttaaaagcatgaaattaaacgtatcataaacatattcaaatcatatctcatcatatcatcatatacatgttcattttcctttattgaattcagatcattagttgtgactttcgtataaGCTCTAAgtcaatggatccatctacgtataaccgcggtacccggcaaCGGAAACATCATCAACAGTTTTACTCTATGTTCgtgttcgtattagtcacaaccaatttACCTccttcaaaacatatttatCACTTGTAaattcatgtatatatatacatttctttaaaaccaagcatgtaaTGTGTTTTACAGCATTAACATAAAATCCATGTTCATAATCAATATGTAGATTTTATATATGCTTAAACAGTTGTCGGGGCACTGCCAGGACTGCTAACATAACTCGGTTGCAAAAATGATCGATTCCCAATCAAACTTATCGAACACCTTAAAAACATATTTGTAATCATTTCTTAGGCATAAACTCGAGAACATACTTTAACTTCTATAATTTGATTAAAACTTAGACCGGGTCTCGGTTTTGACCCAAATCTACCCAAACTTATCTATAGTTAAGAGACTCCTAACCGAACCCCCGTATAACCAAATGATACTCTCAATAACCTCGGTCACAATGAAATATCAACACCCAAAACGAAGCATGTCTACAAAAATCTCTAACCCTCAAGTACAAGACTAGCACCTAGGTGCCAAGCACCAGCGGTACAAGGGCTGAATCTTGAGCGCTGTGGCGCCTCTCTTGCGAGCAAAAATCGTAAAATTCAACCTTGCAGCCAACTCTATCCTATGCCCAACCAGCCCAGACCAGGCTCGAACCAACCCTTGACTAGACCCCTTAGGACCATACTGGACTCCCTTGGACAGACTTACCCCATGTCTACCCCTTCATCCGATCGAGCCATCATATGCCctaaaacaagaaaaaaatacaTGATCAGCCTCATACCAACCCAATCCACCTCTGAACCTAGCTCTTAAAATCATTAACCAGACGTGATTTGAGTCCTCTAAcctctgtaacgtaccgtattttta from Primulina eburnea isolate SZY01 chromosome 6, ASM2296580v1, whole genome shotgun sequence encodes:
- the LOC140833774 gene encoding mitochondrial ATP-independent inner membrane protease subunit 2-like isoform X1, whose translation is MVSPSTWLRYIASKVEYSVSLSYKTYNQGKITDREVFDTVWKNVFQGKLTFLHWNKGDEMAPTIGSQGGTLLVRKIPAADPMHVYVGDVVVLKDPTDSEKYLVRRLAGIEGYEMASTDVKDEPFVLEKGQCWVLADNENLKPKEASDSRTFGPVTMADIVGRVIYCLRSAVDHGPVNNSHFSTRKDSPVLEVELDVDEMARNHKP
- the LOC140833774 gene encoding mitochondrial ATP-independent inner membrane protease subunit 2-like isoform X2; translation: MVSPSTWLRYIASKVEYSVSLSYKTYNQGKITDREVFDTVWKNVFQGKLTFLHWNKGDEMAPTIGSQGGTLLVRKIPAADPMHVYVGDVVVLKDPTDSEKYLVRRLAGIEGYEMASTDVKDEPFVLEKGQCWVLADNENLKPKEASDSRTFGPVTMADIVGRVIYCLRSAVDHGPVNNSTRKDSPVLEVELDVDEMARNHKP